Genomic window (Acidobacteriota bacterium):
CCGGCGTGATCATCCTGGCCCAGTGCGCCGGCTTTCTGTTCCTGCTCTACCGGCGCGTGCGGGCCTACGAGGTGGTGCGATGATGGACGCCGTCCCCCGCATCGTCCTGCGCGAGGTCTCGAAGTTCTACGGCGAGGTGCTTGGGGTGAACCGGGTGAGCCTGGCGGTGGAACCCGGCATCACCAGCCTGGTGGGCCCCAACGGCGCCGGCAAGACCACCCTGCTGAACCTCATGACCGGCCTGCTGCGGCCCACCGAAGGCGAGATCGAGGTGCTGGGCATCCCCGTGAACCAGCCGGAGCGGGTCTTCCGCCACGTGGGTTACTGCACCCAGTACGACGCCTTCCCCAAGGGGCTGACAGGCTACGATTTCATCTGCGGCTTCCTGCGGCTCCACGGCCGGCCCGAAACCGAGGTGGAGTCGCTCACCCGGGACGCCCTGGCCCGCGTGAACATGACCGATGCCGCCGGCAAGAAGATCGCCGCCTACAGCAAGGGCATGCGGCAGCGGATCAAGCTGGCCCAGGCCATCGCCCACCAACCCCGCGTGCTGATCCTCGACGAGCCCCTCAACGGCCTCGACCCCATGGCCCGGGCCGAGGTCATCGCCATCTTCCAGGAGGTGGCGGCGGACGGCTGCATCGTCATCGTCTCCAGCCATATCCTGCATGAGGTGGACATCCTCTCCGACCGGGTCATCATGATGAACCACGGCTACGTGGTGGCCGAAGGCGGCATCCACGACGTCCGCGAAGAGGTCGAGGAGCATCCCATGCAGATCCTGGTCCGCTGCGACCGCCCGGCCGTGCTGGCGGCGCGGATCTTCGAGCTCAACCATGCCGTGGAGGTCAAGCTCCATCCCGATGGTCGCGGCCTGCTGCTGCGGACGAAGGACGCCGCCGGCTTCTACCGGCTCATGAACCGCATCGCTGTCGAGGAAAACCTGACCATGGAGGGCATCCAGCCCGCCGACGACGACGTGCAGTCTCTCTACGACTACCTCATCGGCAACGAAGGAGGCCGCGCATCATGACCCCGTCCGAAATCGCATCCTGGCCCTGGCAGTTGTGGCGCCGCCAGACGGCGGCGGTGACCCGCCTTGAACTGCGCAAATGCCGGCGGGCCCGCCGGATCGTGGCGCCTCTGCTGCTGGCGCTGCTGCCCATCCTGATCATCGGGGCGGTCTCGATCGTGCGGATCGTCATCGGCAAGCCGACCAACTCCGTGAAGCTCGACCAGGGGTACGCCGTCTTCTTTCAGACATTCTTTC
Coding sequences:
- a CDS encoding ABC transporter ATP-binding protein, yielding MDAVPRIVLREVSKFYGEVLGVNRVSLAVEPGITSLVGPNGAGKTTLLNLMTGLLRPTEGEIEVLGIPVNQPERVFRHVGYCTQYDAFPKGLTGYDFICGFLRLHGRPETEVESLTRDALARVNMTDAAGKKIAAYSKGMRQRIKLAQAIAHQPRVLILDEPLNGLDPMARAEVIAIFQEVAADGCIVIVSSHILHEVDILSDRVIMMNHGYVVAEGGIHDVREEVEEHPMQILVRCDRPAVLAARIFELNHAVEVKLHPDGRGLLLRTKDAAGFYRLMNRIAVEENLTMEGIQPADDDVQSLYDYLIGNEGGRAS